One Hermetia illucens chromosome 4, iHerIll2.2.curated.20191125, whole genome shotgun sequence DNA segment encodes these proteins:
- the LOC119653614 gene encoding zinc finger matrin-type protein 3-like — MPRRDDNFNGEIATKFTMDFKIPLKIPSKPQTEIDELNSNSDPADTTKGQNEYTSPLQLIDTALAKANLNELNTSTDDESASRKRKQTPSSTDGAPESMRPVLPLYGRNKDYPDALNNLIKPLHCDLCGVQLTGRMVAHDHYDSRKHISKVNNWLSKWSSDTGETAPKVLKLSEEGVTGPDAYHCKDCDLPLTSLRHAQQHYNGKKHKMVVAQISKPSGSGYYDSNGKWIRTPTNIKTDSRFGIGESFRKPAEVETPKIEETQKVDEQKHCKICNISVTSESQMELHLRGAKHAKKLKLAEIPPYASTDDTLLACVQGNPKNDVSMYRTPSGNYYCKICDISLQDPFQLKQHLGSKRHTKNLKKTSQNEANTTPNNNGH, encoded by the exons ATGCCTCGTAGGGACGATAACTTCAATG GGGAAATCGCTACTAAATTCACCATGGATTTCAAAATCCCACTGAAAATACCTTCTAAGCCACAAACGGAGATTGACGAACTAAACAGCAATTCCGATCCTGCAGATACTACAAAAGGTCAAAACGAATATACATCGCCGTTGCAACTGATAGACACAGCTCTAGCAAAAGCAAATCTTAATGAGTTGAATACGTCCACGGACGACGAGTCCGCTTCGCGTAAACGCAAGCagacaccatcatcaacggatGGTGCACCGGAATCAATGCGGCCGGTACTTCCTCTTTACGGCCGCAATAAAGACTATCCAGATGCTTTGAATAATCTGATCAAACCCCTGCATTGTGATCTTTGTGGTGTACAGTTGACGGGAAGGATGGTAGCCCATGACCACTATGATTCCAGAAAACACATCTCGAAAGTTAACAATTGGCTGAGTAAGTGGTCAAGCGACACTGGTGAAACTGCACCTAAAGTCCTTAAG ttgTCTGAGGAAGGAGTCACGGGACCTGATGCTTACCACTGCAAAGATTGTGATCTGCCTTTAACATCGCTTCGCCATGCACAACAACAttacaatggaaaaaaacataaaat GGTTGTTGCGCAGATTTCTAAGCCATCAGGATCAGGATACTATGACTCCAATGGAAAGTGGATAAGAAC GCCCACGAATATAAAAACCGATTCGCGGTTTGGCATTGGTGAATCTTTTCGAAAACCAGCCGAAGTAGAAACACCCAAAATAGAAGAAACCCAGAAGGTTGACGAGCAGAAACATTGTAAAATTTGCAATATAAGCGTAACGTCAGAATCTCAAATGGAATTACATTTGCGAGGCGCCAAACATGCGAAAAAGCTTAAACTAGCAG AGATACCGCCATATGCTTCGACGGATGATACACTACTTGCTTGTGTTCAAGGCAACCCGAAAAATGATGTCTCTATGTACCGGACACCCTCTGGaaattattattgcaaaatatgTGATATATCCTTGCAAGATCCTTTTCAGTTGAAACAGCATTTGGGTAGCAAACGACacacaaaaaatttgaaaaagacttCTCAGAACGAAGCGAATACTACTCCGAACAATAATGGTCATTAA
- the LOC119653615 gene encoding protein FAM117B-like: MSSRVRKYSEGLPQKVGPLKATLPITSVLRGPLHQNSSNFHLLPALSPPMRHISPDCSLYGQRSPSANDFNGAADASIRRTASLDALYTRPTWSLGHVSTVLHLDKATQTDESYIEKQKSSGEWSFAKGSDTASSSPDIKIEKVIRQRWQRVQRGEHSVSSQTLSPAHGSSASPVMIPQHHLHANSQMHIRPMRSSVEGLNQEIEKLVLFTGPTTHSGRTDLMYSRGTPEGHRAPLAELLTHSNDTRSVNTQTPIGDISSDDSHSTSPEDGTSMASASPRINRFLAREPPDGCEKVNLKLTEADQGTTTHFKPCVGFQLRPSLGSAFQPLQPISSAALASELDPETTSDDANEQ, translated from the exons ATGTCCAGTCGCGTTCGAAAATACTCGGAAGGTCTACCGCAAAAGGTTGGCCCTCTGAAAGCCACTTTGCCCATAACTTCTGTGCTGCGCGGACCACTTCATCAGAACAGCAGCAACTTCCATCTACTGCCGGCGCTGTCTCCACCGATGCGGCACATATCGCCTGACTGCTCACTTTACGGACAGCGTAGTCCTAGTGCCAATGATTTTAACG GCGCTGCAGACGCTTCGATCAGACGAACAGCCTCCTTAGATGCTCTTTACACTCGCCCCACGTGGAGCCTTGGCCATGTTTCCACAGTTCTTCATCTGGATAAAGCGACACAGACGGACGAATCATATATCGAGAAGCAGAAAAGCTCCGGCGAATGGTCGTTCGCAAAAGGGTCGGACACAGCTTCCTCCTCGCCCGACATCAagatcgagaaagtgatccgacaACGGTGGCAGAGGGTGCAGCGCGGGGAACACTCAGTCAGTTCGCAAACTCTCAGTCCGGCTCATG GATCTTCGGCAAGCCCGGTTATGATACCACAACACCACCTGCACGCCAACTCACAGATGCATATTCGCCCGATGCGAAGTTCGGTGGAAGGATTAAATCAAGAGATTGAAAAGTTGGTCTTATTTACGGGACCCACTACACACTCCGGGCGCACGGATTTAATG TACTCGAGAGGCACCCCGGAGGGACATCGAGCACCTCTAGCTGAACTGCTGACACACAGTAACGACACGCGGTCTGTTAACACGCAGACGCCAATAGGAGATATATCTTCTG ATGATAGCCACAGTACATCACCTGAAGATGGTACATCAATGGCAAGCGCTTCGCCAAGAATAAATcgattcttagcaagagaacCTCCAGATGGTTGTGAAAAA GTTAATTTAAAGCTCACCGAAGCTGATCAAGGTACAACCACACATTTTAAACCGTGTGTAGGATTTCAATTACGCCCATCTCTTGGCTCAGCCTTTCAACCGTTGCAGCCTATATCATCGGCTGCACTCGCATCAGAACTCGATCCTGAAACAACGTCAGATGATGCCAATGAACAATAA
- the LOC119654532 gene encoding esterase E4-like: MLLHRIHLVLFIIELYFILCSGKSACFIESNLKRISGRSTNYDNGSIICEYTNIPYAWKPKRFEPAKLMPIEEIFNRLFKNAPKKCIQAIDYFVSGQENCLYLHIYSLWSENVTRPLQPVFVYLHGGTFNTGTAQEEINNFEEFLLEGIIFVTLNYRLGLFGFSSIANEGIEPNLGFKDQQLALKWIQDYIYNFGGDPKQITLAGWSAGAAAATYHLYSEGSKNLFSKAILISGSFLNPWAFNIETERCTLKFCEDLKIQNCSKLALRRQTTRKLMAQYLLNSHFDHFGIQFPCFLPSIDVNGSSISEPPHLLLSKKPVNDVPVLMGYTSLEDNCDVQWGNEYSMNNYTFPSNNKKIFEIFENISIILRAKETKQNVDSLRRMADMHHGIFKFADVYSGYSKNPLYLYRFAPAHDDGQLCFSVEKGALHGDDMRFIFWKVEPPFSKRSVKLRLELIELWINFIKYGYPSPKEYTTTLSEPWKPYERVNRTILNIGGKLTIRKQKFSKFYLFWDVFYDCAMFERCDSLTKQMEKYK, encoded by the exons ATGCTATTGCATAGAATCCATCTTGTTCTTTTCATAATTGAATTATACTTCATTCTATGTAGCGGGAAAAGTGCCTGTTTTATTGAATCCAATTTGAAACGTATAAGTGGGCGCAGCACAAATTATGATAATGGGTCCATCATCTGTGAATATACAAATATTCCCTATGCGTGGAAACCGAAAAGGTTTGAG CCTGCGAAATTGATGCCCATAGAAGAGATCTTTAATAGGCTCTTCAAAAATGCTCCGAAGAAATGTATTCAAGCAATAGATTACTTTGTTTCTGGACAGGAAAATTGTCTCTACTTACATATATACTCATTATGGTCTGAGAACGTAACACGACCATTACAACCTGTTTTTGTGTATTTGCATGGAGGGACCTTCAATACGGGCACAGCACAGGAAGAAATCAACAACTTTGAAGAGTTTTTACTAGAG GGAATCATTTTCGTAACACTTAACTATCGTCTAGGATTATTcggattttcatcgattgcCAACGAAGGGATCGAACCTAATTTGGGTTTTAAGGACCAACAACTGGCTCTCAAATGGATACAAGATTATATTTATAATTTCGGTGGCGACCCAAAGCAAATTACGCTGGCCGGTTGGAGCGCAGGTGCAGCCGCAGCAACTTATCATTTGTACTCAGAAGGTTCCAAAAATCTTTTTAGTAAAGCCATCTTGATTAGTGGAAGCTTTCTTAATCCTTGGGCATTCAATATTGAAACAGAGCGATGCACACTAAAGTTTTGTGaggacctcaaaatccaaaaCTGTTCAAAATTGGCTTTACGAAGACAGACAACTCGGAAGCTTATGGCTCAATATTTACTGAACTCACACTTCGACCATTTTGGTATCCAATTTCCTTGCTTTCTACCGTCCATCGATGTAAATGGAAGTTCGATATCAGAACCACCGCACCTTCTTCTTAGTAAAAAGCCAGTTAATGATGTACCTGTATTAATGGGATATACTTCGCTTGAAGATAATtgtgatgtacaatggggtaATGAGTATTCTATGAACAATTACACGTTCCCttcaaataataagaaaatatttgaGATTTTCGAAAATATAAGTATCATTTTGAGGGCGAAAGAAACTAAACAAAATGTGGATTCGCTTCGGCGGATGGCAGATATGCACCATGGCATCTTTAAATTTGCAGATGTTTATTCAGGATATTCGAAAAATCCATTGTATTTGTATAGATTTGCACCTGCGCATGATGATGGACAGTTATGCTTTTCTGTTGAGAAAGGCGCATTACATGGAGACGATATGAGATTCATTTTCTGGAAAGTAGAGCCCCCCTTTAGCAAAAGGAGTGTTAAGCTGCGGCTGGAGCTGATTGAACTATGGATCAATTTTATTAAATATGG gtatccttctccgaaagAATATACTACGACTTTATCCGAgccctggaaaccatatgaaagAGTTAATCGAACCATTTTGAATATCGGTGGAAAATTAACGATTAGAAAACAGAAGTTCTCCAAATTTTATCTGTTTTGGGATGTATTTTATGATTGTGCTATGTTTGAAAGATGTGATAGTTTGACAAAACAAATGGAGaaatataaatag